A genomic segment from Candidatus Thermoplasmatota archaeon encodes:
- a CDS encoding PhzF family phenazine biosynthesis protein, protein MINMKMPFYVVNAFTNKPFSGNPAGAILNADELDEKTMQNIAAVTVAFLWGRKTISCLKEKLPSQDKADAFADVSPSEAEE, encoded by the coding sequence ATGATTAACATGAAGATGCCGTTTTATGTTGTCAATGCGTTTACCAATAAGCCGTTCAGTGGAAATCCCGCAGGGGCTATATTAAATGCCGATGAACTGGATGAAAAAACGATGCAGAACATTGCAGCAGTGACGGTGGCATTCCTTTGGGGGAGAAAAACGATTTCATGCCTCAAGGAGAAACTTCCGTCCCAGGACAAAGCTGATGCGTTTGCAGATGTTTCTCCATCAGAGGCTGAGGAGTGA